In Camelina sativa cultivar DH55 chromosome 17, Cs, whole genome shotgun sequence, the genomic stretch GCATATTCGATGGATTAGTATAAAAAAGACTCCTCAAAGATAGTGAAGAATACATCAACTACGAGCAACTTGACCAAATCCTGATAAGTAATACTGACAGAACTGCCGGGAGAATCAGCCATAGCTGTGATCTAACACTTATAAGAAAACTATATCCTCTAGGATCTGATTCAGCTAAGAACTACTTTAAGGCATTTTGATAAACTCTCCAAATCATCACTGGTTTGCTTACTTCCACGTCTCTAAAGCAACTACAGATACACTTGTTCCAGAATCAAGATCAATGACCAAACTACCTTAACACAAATCTTCCCTGAGACATTTATTTGCACACAACTAACCATTCTACCAGTGACAACATTTACAAAACagtgaaaaaaacacaaaaaaaaaaagatctaatgTTTTGATTCGAGTAGCTAACTGAGTTAGGTACCTAAAACCACTCATGGAGGATTGGGCTCTCTCAGTCTATAAGGAACCAAAAGAGCAAACTTTGCATcaaacttataataaaaattactaatttcttaattgttttattcGCTAATACTCAAAGTCAAACCAACTCAAGATTCCACACGGATAGCTAAAACTGAGGCAAATCAGATTCCAATTTTTATGACAGGTCTGTCCTAATTTATCCATAGATGCAATGCGAAGAAgggcggaaaaaaaaaaaaagaagagaaattagggtttacgTTATCCTTAAGGCGGCGTATGATCTTGAGGCGGAGACGGTCAAAATCACCGTCGTCCTTGAGCTTCTCTACAACCTCCTCTTTGGTTATCTTCCTCGCCATCGccatctcttcttcctctcgatttctaatttttccttttaaattttaaaagtaatatttttagttacaaatatatatatatatatatatatatatatatttttcgcaaaaataaatatttttttttgggtcaaaataaatttctaacCGGTTGAATCAACCAATCGCGTTTGAAATAATTAGCTACTttacaatttaaatatatataattagcaatttgttttgtgttaatatAGTACAAAACACTTGTAGTTTTTTATACAACAAACCTgtagtttttaattatgatagtgtgtgtatgtgtgttaGCACTTGTGAGTTGTGTCACCACCATCGTAATTGCCAAGCTGCATACATGTTCATGACTATGATGACCTTTTCCAAAATTGCCAACATACATGTTCATGAATTATGATCATAGCTAATAATGACACACGCGATTACGTAAAAAATCAAATGGACCATTATCCCTATAAGATGGAAGTATCAGACGTAACCCTGACCCCAGTCAGTATGTAGTCCCTTTATACATTAAAATCCACCAATTATTGCAAAATTATTTCAAGTGTCCGCGTCATCATTCGCAATCAGACTACATTTTGCCCCCTATATATGAATATTCTGGAATATATAAATACCCTTCTTAATCTCCATTATCATTGAGAAATTCGTGATTAgcgaatttttttaatatcaaccATGTTACATTATTTATACGTGACTTGAAAGCGATCGTTGATTAGTGatcagtttttttataaatatataatgtatgtgAGCTAAAGTAACGGactgtatatatattgatgacTCTCATGTAAGTGTAACTCCATCCAACATTCGGTGATCTTTTATCTCTTTCGTTACTCTTTTTGCTAATGCATTTGTATAAATTAGATAGTGTTGGACTTGTAAGACACAAAACTTAAGTCAAAGATAAGAAAACATAGTCGAAATTTGAGATGAGTTTTGAACGAGAACATTTGTCtaatgagtaaaaaaaataacttgaaATTAGGACtgtttactattttattttattttctgataaaACACTTGGAAGGACTTTGAGTTGgtgattgttttctttctatttgCGATTTCACATATATCCTTAATTTTGACAGACTATGACCAAAATCCATGTCTAAACCAGATCAGTATGGTGGTACTGGTATATGTTCCGGTGATTGAAGTAAATGTTTTGATGATTAACCAACAACGATCAGTTTTGCTATGCGCTCATTAGACTTTTGGTATGGTGGTATGGGGTCGCTGTCCCCCAAAAAAGAGTACGATCGATGTTACGAATCTTTTATTTAGACACCATGCAATCATGTaagagacaaaataaataaaacatagtattgaactttttttttagtactatttaattaaaatattcatttaatatatttttccatttttggacaacataaaaatttataatttttcgcATGAATTTGACATAAACTcttaaaaaaacaactttttcCTTGATGAAAACAGTAACGCAGTAATAGAAAATAGGACTATATGTTTTCTAGGCGGCCTAAGAATTAAATAATGTATTTCGGCATCTTTGGTAAACTAGAAAATGACATTGACTTAATAATAATGTACGTGACCATAAAATACTGATTTAATTCgattaaataattttcatcttgtttttctttaagaGTATTTTTCTAGATTcttttatatagtaaatatcAAAATTGTAAACTTCGATTTTTCTTGGATTTCTATAGGCCATAGTTACGAGAAAGTGTTTTAttgcagaaaaataaacagAACATATAGGAGGCTAGGGAGTAGTACATGAGAAAttaattgaacttttttttttttttgacaacagaaATTATTGAAACTATATTTGgctcttttatttttgaactttTACATTTCTTGTTAAGTTAAAATTCATtgaagccatttttttttttttaaagttaaaatcCTTTATCAGTTCAGGAACTTTTACTGTCGGAGGAAACAAAAGATATGCAAGCAAGATGAAGCACATTTTAAATGTAAGTTTCCTTGCGTAACCATATTAGTTAATAGCCACTAAATGTACAGCTTAAATCGTTTTAAATGATGCCTTcccaaataaatataatctttTATTAGTATCACTCACTCCATCGTATCTTTCGGAGATTTTAacgttgttttcttttgatgtcacaaacttctttttttcttcaaataagACTAACAGCATTGCTATCGAAATTATACACCAACAAACAGCATAGCACCTAAAGTTTCTCTtcttaccaaaacaaaaataaaactcccACAACCACCGAAAAAAAGGCATCATCGTATGGATTTTGCAAATTCTTCATTGTTCACACTAGATTTTTCTCATGAAAAAGATCTTGATTTCTCTAGTTTGGTCACTTCTTCAAGGCTTATATCATTCCAAGAACCTAATCCGATCATTCATTGTGCTGGGATTCAAAAAGATGGAAGACAAAAGGTCTGTGAGACGACCATAACAAGTGAAATCAGGAAAGGGGTCGATGAGCCGAAGAACAAGAGAGCTAAACATAAAGACATTGAGAGACAAAGAAGGCAAGAAGCCGCGTCTCTTTACAAGAGTCTAAGATATTTATTGCCATCTCAATACATCAAGGTGAGCGCTTTTCCTAGTCTTACTTATCTTGTTAATTAGATTCCTatacaaacttttatttaacTTGTTTGAAGTTTAAAGATTGTATATTGCGTGAATAGGGTAAACGTTCTTCCTCAGATCACGTCGAAGAAGCTGCGAATTACATCAAAGACTTAcagaagaagatcaaagtgATCAGTGAGAAAAGAGACCGAATCAAGAGAACTATTACTCATCGTTCTTCAACAAGCAAATGTTCTACAAGATCATTAGCATCATCCCCATCGTCAACTTGTTCTTGTATTGGAGACACACACATGGCTGTTGTGGTTAGCCCCTGTTTGATCGGATTAGAGATCGTAGTAAGTTGTTGTTACAGACACGAATCTTTTCTTTCAAGTGTTCTTCAACTTCTGGCTCAAGAGCAATGTCTTAATGTTGTTAGTTGCATCTCAACTAGACAGCCACAAAGAATCATACACACCATTATTTCTGaggtaatttatttataatattctttCAGTACTGAATTATGAGAAATATAGTGTAActattattattagaaaaaacaaaaaatattatttatattttagagaAGTTCTTTGGCAGGTGGAGGATGGAGTAGAGGTTTATTTTCCAGAGATTCACGAAAAGATAATGAAGATGGGAAGAAGttcatatgtatatttatattaatttttccttgatttttttaataatatataatatatatgtaatatatatgtaatatgtttcaataaaagaaattaataatgtattgttaacgaaaacaaaatatatactagcagatatcccgtgcttaaagcacgggtcaacatttttaaaaaaatttataatataataataaaagttattgttatatttttaaaaaaatattattttgtttgaaataatatttatttttaattgttctgtaaatctattagtctatttgaatactaattattttagaatattatagtattttatttttgacgtattatttcagttttctattgtttgtttgttgtatttgcagcattgttttgtgaaatataaaatagtaattttattattataattgtgagcagataaaaattataatttatcatctatataaatttagttttaccaatctGCCAatatggaaattaaaacacacattttcatagattgagtgatatatcttcgttttaaaaattcaaatcacaacatatgtagaaaaaattctgcattttattaataataagtattatatgaaaattccaaacaatttgtaaataaaataaaataaagatgataggagaatcataatttgaaatcttcaaatttaattattaaatataattatattttatactttgatataaaatctttgtttttaaaattgattggtttatatttttttaaaaaaaatatttactaatttcgtccataatttattagagagagaaaatatatatatatatttttatttttttttagaatttttaatattgatctgtgagtttttttttagttaattatatttatttaaattaattaattaagcttaattaaaatttactaatggaaattgaatgtaattttttacacatttaaggttagtttcatatttgtacttcccaattaatatagtaggatttactaatggcaattgaatgtaattttttacacatttaaggttaatttcatatttgtacttcccaattaatatagtaggatttgtTGCATAATTAAACTTATCTTGTCACGTCTCCTAGAGGTAGTGTATATAGATCATGACTTTTTGCTGAATGTGATACTCATCATGGCCACCAACATGCATGGTCACGAATTAAATAGAGATTATGTAACTCCAACGTGATGGTTTACGTAATCTCTCTTTAATTGTTGATGGCCTTTCCTTTTCACGTAATTTAGAGAATGCTAAACTTGTAAGGTAACAGTAAAAATCATTGGATCAATTAGAAGAACATAGCCAGAATTTGAGAGAAGTCtagaaagaattttttttttttttagttgattttagctacaaacgaataaaaaaaagaaaaaaaatccgaaaaattatttggaaaacAAATGAACAATGAAAAATCATTGATTTAATTCGTGATTTCACAGATGTATGTAGTTTTTTTCGACCAATTTTTGACTAGATTCAATCCTTTAACCGGATTTGCTTCCTTGACTAATTAATAACCAGCCATAATcagttttaataaatttggtCTCTGTCCCCGGCCAGAAAAGTATGACTGATGTTACGAATACTTTAGATTCCCATGCCATCATGACTAAAAGAATAACTATTTTCGTCCCACtctttgatatattattattaaccaTTTAATATATGTCTATACTGTATTAAGTTTTTGTTGGCCGGCCTAAGAATTATATAATGTCGTTTGCCATTTTTGTAACCTGCTTGATCATACGAATCATTGACAATAAAGGAGCTTTCCATCTCAAAGAGTTGGCCGTGTCCGTGTGGGTGGTCAAAGAACGCATCATGCAATCTTCTGTAGCTCGAGGTCCTCCGACTTGGCTAAAGGATATCTATTATCAGATGACAACATACTACTTCCTGAAGTGGACAAATACTTCTTGTAGTTAGGATTGGTGGAGATTCTAACATCCAAGTTTGGTTTGAAGCAGAAATTTAGTGGGGGTTATTGGATGTatgattttgatggatttggaaatccaaacaaaaatcatgtgttatttaatcattgattttaaaatacttatcaaaattatgtgttattggttccatgatttacaaatactttttaaaatcctctgttattcatttaatgatttgtttttagatttcaaaatccacattatgttttatatggatttgaatggatttgatagtgtaaaatagaatgattgaaatccaaggataaaacatgttatttcaaaatccatttgttttgatttctaaaatttacaattccatatggatttagaaatcatctcTCTAATAACACCCCCTTAATAAATGAGATTTCGTTCTTTAAACTAGTTTGACAAACTGTTTATCAAAGCTTTGTAAAAacgtttatattttttttaatataatctgattttagaaaaaaaaaaaaaaaaaaaaaaaaaaaaaNACTTGCATCCTCTACATAGGAGAGTGGTAAAGAAAACCAGACGATGGAGCTCATCATGGAGGAGATGATGAattaaaaccaaagaagaaaaaaatgactaGTAAAATGCTgaaaaagacatcaaaagaAACACCGTCAATAGATACAAGAGGagatgaatattaaaaaaataaagaaaaagtggtggcaaaaacaatgaagagaaattggaaataataaaattgttcGAAAGGTAGGTCTTTTTATCGTTAACTATTACATTATCATTGAATCTTATTTCATTACAGttgatgaatatttttatttttcatgacaAGTGAATCTAACTTCTCGCAACAATGGATGGACGATTCcacaaataacatttttatggataaatttagtttttttcttaaatttcatcTTACCAACTTAATTTGCTTAACCTTTTTCCATTGTTATTATATCTTTTATGtaacaccttttaaatcaattATACTAGTATATTTCAATATAGGCTCCTACTCTAATTAATAGCCATTAGCCACTAAAAGAACAGCTCAggttaaaatcttttttaaagcctttttaaataaattaaatattttatctcgTACGAACCCAAAGACTCTCTTATCACCAACAAAATTCCCACCACAACTACAAAAGACATCACAATCCTATGGatttttcatcttctccattGTTCACACCTGACTTTGTCTATGAAGATGAATTAGATTTCTCTAGTTTGTTCTCTCCTTCAATACTCTAAGAACCTAATCCATCTAATCCGATTACCCATATTGAAGACGATGGAAAGCGAATAATTTGTGAAACCACAAAAGAGGATCAGGAACCGACGaacaagagagattgagaaacaAAGAAGGCAAGAAGTCACATTTCTTTTCAAGGACCTAAGACATATATTGCCATCTCAATACATTAAGGTATATACattacttaattatattttttctttggtttgaagTTTAAAGATTCTATTGCGTGAATAGGGTAAACGTTCTTCATCAGATCACGTTGAAGAAGCAGTGAAATACATCAAAGACTTAcaaaagaagatcaaagaggTCAGCgagaaaagagataaaaacatGAGTTCTATTACTAATCCATCTTCAACACGATAAATTGTGTAGGTTGGCGGGGAGGGAATAGAGGTTTATTTCTCAGAGCTTCAAGAAAATATAATCAAGATGGGAACATCATggtaaatttatttcttttacatacatatatatatatgtatgttcaTAATGTACTTCAATAAGGGAATTaaggttttgttgttttctttgttttcataattGGCAATGGTATTCGGATTAAATCCGACTAAGTGTAAGCATGTCCCCTTGGGTTGAAAATTTTCTACAAGCCCACCTCGAATCAAACCAACGGACCAAAGTCCAAAAGTTGTCACAAGTTTATAGTGGAAGTAGAGCTGAAGTCAGAGCtgccccaccaccaccacacattgattctgttttcttttctaaatgtttattttgtttttttttgatgcGGATGCCGTTTGAACTTTGAATTAGttgaattaattaaacaaatctgtataaattgtttttttcctacACAAAGCCGAATGAAAGAATATTTTAGATTAATTCGGTAGATGTGATCATTTATTTCCTCTATTTAGATTAATACGTTAGAGATATTCATAATGTTTTAATTCCCTCAGGCTCAGTCTAATACtagtaataaattaattttgacaGCTATTAAGTTTGAGTAAACGTAATTACgaatataataatgaaaaagatactaattaattatgattatgatACGATGCTCAAGTTCAACCAACGAATCATTTTATTTAGTTTGCTTTGCTACAACAACTTTACCATACAGAGTTCGTCTCTCTCTTGTTCATCTCAAACATCAATGGCGGGAGCTTCGGATACTCCGCTCGTACTCCTTCACCGACCACCTTCTCTAGATTTCATGGACGAGATTCTCAGCCGCAACTTCCGAATCCTCAACACTGACACTTCATCGGAACCACTCCCGATCTTTCTCTCTCGTCACGCCTCCTCAGCTAGAGCTTTCGTCGTCGTCGGCAGATTCTTTGTAACCGCCGAGATCCTCTCTTACCTACCTTCTCTCCAGCTACTCGTCTGTGGAAGCGTCGGCTTCGATCACGTCGACTTGGCTGAGTGCAAGCGTCGCGGCGTCGTTGTAACTAACGCTCGCAACGCGTTCTCGGATGACGTCGCGGATTGCGCCGTCGGGCTGCTTATAAGCGTCCTCCGTCGTATCCCTGCCGGCGATCGATTTATCCGGTCCGGTGATTGGGAGAAATATGGAGAGTTCCGACTAGGGTCCAAGGTTTGTTTCAGATCAAAACACTCTCAAAGTCTCAATTTTTGGAATTCTGATTCTTTAACAGAAGTAAGGATTGTTTCTAATCAGTCTAGGGTTAAGATGTAGCTTAGATAAGGGGTAAAGTTGAAAACTTTTAGGTTAGTGATCTTAAAAGACATAGCTTTTATATGTGGAGCTACAGagtactctgttttgtttgtggGTGGGTCTTGGTATGAGTAAGTAATCTTTGTTGATACAGGTAAGCGGCAAGCGAGTTGGGATACTTGGATTTGGGAGCATTGGATCGTTTGTAGCTAAAAGACTTGAAGGCTTTGACTGCGTCATCTCTTATAACTCAAGGAGTGAGAAACCGAGTGTTCCGTACCGTTACTACTCCGACATTCTCTCCTTAGCAGCCAACAACGATGTTCTCGTTCTCTGCTGCTCTCTGACGGAGCAGACGCACCACATTGTGAACAGAGAAGTGATGGAGTCGCTTGGTAAAGATGGGGTTATTATCAATGTGGGACGAGGGAAGTTGATTGATGAGAAGGAGATGGTGAAATGTCTGGTCGATGGTGTGATTGGTGGTGCTGGTTTAGATGTGTTTGAGAACGAACCGGCAGTTCCTGAGGAGTTGTTTGGTTTGGAGAATGTTGTGTTGTCTCCACATTCTGGTGTGGCCACGCAAGGGTCTTTGGACAATGTTGCAGAGATCACTCTAGCTAACTTGAAGGCGTTTTTCTCGAACAGGCCTTTGCTTTCGCCGGTTCAGTTGGATTGAGAGAGCGTCCGGTTTAATTAAATCTATTGTTTATTAACCAAATAATTCAAAAGCCAAAGGAAGTGTATTCATGCAACATGGTTTGGCTTTGTGTATTTAAAGTTTTCGTTTAAGATATTATCaaaacaaactttaaaataCATATGATGAGGTGCAACAGAACTATCTAAAAAactaaatgatatatatatatatatgtaagaagaGAGACATTGAGACGTGAAGATGAACCAATTCGACCATCCCTTCTATTcattaattgatatattttggaGAGTCGTTGATGTTTTATCGCTTACCGCACGAATTACAAACTGAGTGTCGATATCGTCATATATACGTTTTCGTCTCGAAGACAAAGTAAATTTGTTTATTGTATATAAAAGGTAAATTTCTGAAAGATGAAGAAGTAAgctcatgtatatatatcacattgacgtacaaaaaaaaggtatttcAATCGGTCTAGGCAATTCATCTcgataaaatataattaacatatccATTTTGGACTGCATTGATTTCTTTGAGTTGAAATGGTGTGTTGTGTTTGGAATATGATACTATATTGTATAATTTCatcatttatgtaaataactgacaaagaacaaaagaaaagagaaaagcgAATGTTTGCCGTTTAAAGTATCCAAGCATTGATATTTCCACAGAAATGCACGTATAAAGCCAgtattaaatcaaataaaaaaagaccCACTTATAAAAGTCAgtacaaaataaagaaagaccAAGTTATAGAACCTCAACATCATAGGTCAATAATCTAAATGACATCAAAGTATTACttgtcaatttttatttattttaaccaATTCAAACAAGTTGATTAGGTATTTCACTAGCTAATTTGTTGCCCAGTCAGCACATTATTgctttttaaaatcatttgtaGGTTCTTCCATTCCGGTTTTGTTTGCCATTTGATGTtctataattttcaaaataaacatatcaggaaaaaaaaaatccaattcaaGAATTGATCAGcagtatactatatatatatatagtaaatggGAACTTACAAAATGAAACAGTAAGGTTTCTGAGATGGAGGAGTCTTCTTTACTTCCACCGGTCGTCCTCGTTCACCGTCCTCCGGCTCTGGATTTTATAGATGAGCATCTGAGTCGTCACAGCTTCACCGCTCTCTACACCCACACCTCGCTGGAGGACTCACTCCAGGACTTCCTCTCCAGTCATGCTGCCTCCGTCAGAGCCGTTGTCAGCCTCGGTAGGCTTCCCATTCCCGCTGAGTTCATATCAAACCTCCCTTCTCTCGAGATAGTGGTTTGCGCCAGCGTGGGGTTCGATCACGTCGACCTCGACGAATGTAGGCGTCGCGGAGTTGTTATTACGAACGCAGGCGACGCGTATGGGGAAGACGTTGCGGATCTTGCCGTTGGTTTGCTTATAAGCGTCATCCGCCGCATTGCTGCAGTTGATCGATATGTTCGGTCTGGTCAGTGGACGAGACTCTGGGACTATCCACTTGGCTTCAAGGTTTGTTCAAATATTTGTTTCTATGTTTCAACCCTATAGCTGCAAAGTAAGTGTTGGAGTTGAAATTCTCCCAACTTCGTTCACCATGTCAAAATTGTATTAAACCTATAACATGAAAATCTATTTATGAAAAGGTTATTTTTAACTTTCTTAAAACATCctaacaagaaaataattaaacagaagTTACAAAGAAACTATagatcttaattaattattaatcataatTGCCTTAATTCTAGGTACGTTGCATTACGGTGAAAGAATCATTGCATGTTCcttgtaaattatatttgtgtCAACATGCCGTCGATATGGGATTCACAATAATTAATGTGATATAATTCATTTAGTAAAGGGTTCCGCATGCAATATATCTCTTATGGATTGGTGATGCAAGGTAGTCAGTTTGAGACAATATATTCTCTTTGATAAAGTTATTAGACTATAAAACACTtcgttttgatttggtttatatatatatatatatatatgtattgattttatagaaaattcattttggttaattgattaaaaaggtttaagaagcaaaattatacaaattttctGCGCTATCAcctaaaacatcttataaagCTTATAGATTTATGTCTTAAAATCAATGCGTAAAAGATTTGTTtccaacattattattatttctctttttattttttggtaatagTCCAATTTCTGACAATATGTTTCTGATTATGACCTTCCACTGCAGTTAAACAGAAAGAAAGTAGGGATAGTTGGATTGGGGAGCATAGGCTCTCTAGTCGCCAAAAGACTCGAACCCTTTGGCTGCATCATCTCTTACAACTCGCGAAACCCCAAACCAGACGTACCATAT encodes the following:
- the LOC104759186 gene encoding transcription factor bHLH55-like codes for the protein MDFANSSLFTLDFSHEKDLDFSSLVTSSRLISFQEPNPIIHCAGIQKDGRQKVCETTITSEIRKGVDEPKNKRAKHKDIERQRRQEAASLYKSLRYLLPSQYIKGKRSSSDHVEEAANYIKDLQKKIKVISEKRDRIKRTITHRSSTSKCSTRSLASSPSSTCSCIGDTHMAVVVSPCLIGLEIVVSCCYRHESFLSSVLQLLAQEQCLNVVSCISTRQPQRIIHTIISEVEDGVEVYFPEIHEKIMKMGRSSYGKRSSSDHVEEAVKYIKDLQKKIKEVGGEGIEVYFSELQENIIKMGTSW
- the LOC104755523 gene encoding glyoxylate/hydroxypyruvate reductase HPR3-like, which translates into the protein MAGASDTPLVLLHRPPSLDFMDEILSRNFRILNTDTSSEPLPIFLSRHASSARAFVVVGRFFVTAEILSYLPSLQLLVCGSVGFDHVDLAECKRRGVVVTNARNAFSDDVADCAVGLLISVLRRIPAGDRFIRSGDWEKYGEFRLGSKVSGKRVGILGFGSIGSFVAKRLEGFDCVISYNSRSEKPSVPYRYYSDILSLAANNDVLVLCCSLTEQTHHIVNREVMESLGKDGVIINVGRGKLIDEKEMVKCLVDGVIGGAGLDVFENEPAVPEELFGLENVVLSPHSGVATQGSLDNVAEITLANLKAFFSNRPLLSPVQLD
- the LOC104755524 gene encoding glyoxylate/hydroxypyruvate reductase HPR3-like, whose translation is MEESSLLPPVVLVHRPPALDFIDEHLSRHSFTALYTHTSLEDSLQDFLSSHAASVRAVVSLGRLPIPAEFISNLPSLEIVVCASVGFDHVDLDECRRRGVVITNAGDAYGEDVADLAVGLLISVIRRIAAVDRYVRSGQWTRLWDYPLGFKLNRKKVGIVGLGSIGSLVAKRLEPFGCIISYNSRNPKPDVPYAYYSNILSLAADNDFLILCCSLTDETHHIVNREVMETLGKNGVIINIGRGGLIDEKEMVKCLVNGVIWGVGLDVFENEPEVPEELFGLENVVLSPHAAGMTAESLNNISEVAIANLKAFFADQPLMFTVQLD